In the genome of Dermacentor variabilis isolate Ectoservices chromosome 5, ASM5094787v1, whole genome shotgun sequence, one region contains:
- the LOC142583624 gene encoding uncharacterized protein LOC142583624 gives MGDLSGKMLALLNDQDTYVRLTRDPTLKVQRDFQTLLADVFRFVAPERKSLYFKLLCHNGAAPALYGLPKVHKPNVPLRPIVDYTRSPLYKLSAYLHQLLAPLVGKSSTHMSNSCDFIEKVRDVSLDDDEVMVSFDVVSLFTSIPTDLAVEACTSALESDRTLPDRSPIDVPDLKRLLCFCLGNTYFCFDNIFYRYD, from the exons ATGGGCGACCTGTCTGGCAAGATGTTGGCTCTGCTTAATGACCAGGACACTTACGTCCGGCTCACTCGGGACCCGACCTTGAAGGTTCAGAGGGACTTCCAGACTCTCCTGGCTGACGTGTTCCGCTTCGTAGCTCCCGAGCGCAAGTCTTTGTATTTCAAGCTTCTCTGTCATAACGGTGCAGCACCTGCACTTTATGGCCTACCAAAGGTTCATAAGCCTAACGTCCCCCTACGTCCAATCGTCGACTACACTCGCTCCCCTCTCTACAAATTGTCCGCATACTTGCACCAGCTTCTGGCTCCTCTCGTCGGGAAGAGCTCCACGCACATGAGCAACTCCTGTGACTTTATTGAAAAAGTTCGTGACGTGTCTCTagacgacgacgaggtgatggtttCGTTCGACGTGGTATCGCTGTTTACCTCAATTCCGACTGACTTGGCTGTGGAAGCATGCACCTCTGCTCTGGAATCTGACAGGACCTTGCCAGACAGGTCGCCCATTGACGTTCCCGACCTCAAGAGGCTCCTCTGTTTTTGCCTTGGAAACACGTACTTCTGTTTCGACAACATCTTCTACAG ATACGATTAA